In one Oxyura jamaicensis isolate SHBP4307 breed ruddy duck chromosome 14, BPBGC_Ojam_1.0, whole genome shotgun sequence genomic region, the following are encoded:
- the DHRS7B gene encoding dehydrogenase/reductase SDR family member 7B isoform X1, with translation MVTAAGRKTAEKGRLMDLTSTVIIPLLFGSLGLFALFRLLQWMRTRTYLQGAVVVVTGATSGLGKECAKAFHAAGSRLVLCGRDSEKLKDLAQELSTMTNHRKNLHEPHTVVFDLSDTKSILNAAELILKHSGHVDILINNAGISYRGTIVDTGLDVDKKVMETNYFGPIALTKALLPSMIKRRQGHIVAISSIQGKISIPFRSAYAASKHATQAFFDCLRAEVEQYEIEVTVVSPGYIQTNLSLNAVTADGSRYGVMDKNTAEGQTAAEVAQVVLNAVGQKKKEVLVAGLMPSLAVYLRNLFPRLFFNLMATRAKKERKAKDS, from the exons GAAGACTGCTGAGAAAGGAAGACTCATGGATCTCACATCCACCGTCATCATCCCACTGCTCTTTGGCAGCCTGGGGCTCTTCGCGCTTTTTCGGCTGCTGCAGTGGATGCGGACGCGAACTTACCTCCAGGGAGCGGTGGTGGTGGTCACCGGGGCCACCTCTGGCCTGGGAAAAG AATGTGCGAAAGCCTTCCATGCAGCTGGCTCTCGGCTGGTGCTCTGCGGCAGAGACAGCGAGAAACTCAAAGACCTGGCACAGGAGCTTTCTACCATGACCAATCACCGAAAGAAC CTACACGAACCCCACACTGTGGTATTTGACCTTTCGGACACTAAAAGCATCCTGAACGCTGCAGAATTGATCCTGAAGCACTCGGGCCACGTGGACATCCTGATCAACAACGCAGGCATCAGTTACCGGGGCACAATCGTAGATACGGGTCTGGACGTGGACAAGAAAGTGATGGAAACGAATTACTTCGGTCCTATAGCCCTCACCAAAG CACTTCTCCCCTCCATGATCAAGAGGAGACAAGGCCACATTGTGGCCATCAGCAGCATTCAAGGCAAAATAAGCATTCCCTTCCGATCAGCAT atgCTGCCTCTAAACATGCTACCCAGGCCTTCTTTGATTGTCTGCGAGCAGAGGTAGAGCAGTACGAGATTGAAGTGACGGTTGTAAGCCCCGGATACATCCAGACCAACCTTTCTCTGAATGCTGTAACAGCAGATGGATCTCGCTATGGAG TTATGGACAAGAACACCGCTGAAGGCCAGACAGCCGCAGAGGTCGCTCAGGTGGTTCTCAATGCAGTGGGGcagaagaagaaggaagttCTTGTAGCCGGCCTGATGCCCTCGCTGGCTGTCTACCTACGAAAcctcttccccaggctcttCTTCAACTTAATGGCAACTAGAgcaaaaaaggagagaaaagcaaaggacTCTTAG
- the DHRS7B gene encoding dehydrogenase/reductase SDR family member 7B isoform X2, with protein MDLTSTVIIPLLFGSLGLFALFRLLQWMRTRTYLQGAVVVVTGATSGLGKECAKAFHAAGSRLVLCGRDSEKLKDLAQELSTMTNHRKNLHEPHTVVFDLSDTKSILNAAELILKHSGHVDILINNAGISYRGTIVDTGLDVDKKVMETNYFGPIALTKALLPSMIKRRQGHIVAISSIQGKISIPFRSAYAASKHATQAFFDCLRAEVEQYEIEVTVVSPGYIQTNLSLNAVTADGSRYGVMDKNTAEGQTAAEVAQVVLNAVGQKKKEVLVAGLMPSLAVYLRNLFPRLFFNLMATRAKKERKAKDS; from the exons ATGGATCTCACATCCACCGTCATCATCCCACTGCTCTTTGGCAGCCTGGGGCTCTTCGCGCTTTTTCGGCTGCTGCAGTGGATGCGGACGCGAACTTACCTCCAGGGAGCGGTGGTGGTGGTCACCGGGGCCACCTCTGGCCTGGGAAAAG AATGTGCGAAAGCCTTCCATGCAGCTGGCTCTCGGCTGGTGCTCTGCGGCAGAGACAGCGAGAAACTCAAAGACCTGGCACAGGAGCTTTCTACCATGACCAATCACCGAAAGAAC CTACACGAACCCCACACTGTGGTATTTGACCTTTCGGACACTAAAAGCATCCTGAACGCTGCAGAATTGATCCTGAAGCACTCGGGCCACGTGGACATCCTGATCAACAACGCAGGCATCAGTTACCGGGGCACAATCGTAGATACGGGTCTGGACGTGGACAAGAAAGTGATGGAAACGAATTACTTCGGTCCTATAGCCCTCACCAAAG CACTTCTCCCCTCCATGATCAAGAGGAGACAAGGCCACATTGTGGCCATCAGCAGCATTCAAGGCAAAATAAGCATTCCCTTCCGATCAGCAT atgCTGCCTCTAAACATGCTACCCAGGCCTTCTTTGATTGTCTGCGAGCAGAGGTAGAGCAGTACGAGATTGAAGTGACGGTTGTAAGCCCCGGATACATCCAGACCAACCTTTCTCTGAATGCTGTAACAGCAGATGGATCTCGCTATGGAG TTATGGACAAGAACACCGCTGAAGGCCAGACAGCCGCAGAGGTCGCTCAGGTGGTTCTCAATGCAGTGGGGcagaagaagaaggaagttCTTGTAGCCGGCCTGATGCCCTCGCTGGCTGTCTACCTACGAAAcctcttccccaggctcttCTTCAACTTAATGGCAACTAGAgcaaaaaaggagagaaaagcaaaggacTCTTAG
- the TMEM11 gene encoding transmembrane protein 11, mitochondrial, with product MAAWGRRRGGPGGTNSGGGGRERVTLSSTDCYIVHEIYNGENAQDQFEYELEQALEAQYKYIVIEPTRIGDETARWITVGNCLHKTAVLAGTTCLFTPLALPVDYSHYISLPAGVLSMACCTLYGISWQFDPCCKYQVEYDAYKLSRLPLHTLTSSTPVVLVRKDDLHRKRLHNTIALAALVYCVKKIYELYAV from the exons ATGGCGGCGTGGGGAAGGAGGCGCGGCGGCCCCGGCGGCACCaacagcggcggcggcggccgggagAG GGTCACCTTGTCCTCCACGGACTGCTACATCGTGCATGAGATCTACAACGGAGAGAACGCTCAGGACCAGTTTGAGTATGAGCTGGAGCAGGCCCTGGAAGCGCAGTACAAATACATAGTGATAGAGCCCACTCGCATTGGGGACGAGACGGCCCGCTGGATCACTGTGGGGAACTGCCTGCACAAGACCGCCGTGTTAGCGGGCACCACCTGTCTCTTCACCCCTCTGGCACTTCCAGTAGATTATTCTCACTACATCTCCTTGCCCGCTGGTGTGCTGAGCATGGCTTGCTGCACCCTTTATGGTATCTCTTGGCAATTTGATCCCTGTTGCAAGTACCAAGTAGAGTACGACGCCTATAAACTTTCCCGCCTGCCCCTGCATACGCTCACCTCCTCCACCCCGGTGGTGCTGGTGAGGAAGGACGACCTGCACAGAAAGAGACTGCATAACACGATAGCACTCGCTGCCCTGGTGTACTGTGTAAAGAAGATCTATGAACTCTATGCCGTATGA